In Flavobacterium gelatinilyticum, a genomic segment contains:
- a CDS encoding universal stress protein, with protein MKRILVPTDFSEHAEHALKVAAQIAKKNDSEIIILHMLELPHQANDAIFGGVSIPETMLFMQKANETLDKISDSPFLDGIPITEMVKMDKPIHGITQVSKENDIDLIVMGSHGSSGVEELLIGSNTEKVVRNSDVPVLVIKKDAPEFNVNNVVFASDFTEETKKPFEKLLNFTKLFDSKLHLVSICTPNSFKPTHVINKTLEDFTSAFNLTNYETHIYNDTNIENGIINFANSIDADVIGMCTHGRTGLAHFFNGSISEGLVNHSIKPVITVKI; from the coding sequence ATGAAACGAATTTTAGTACCTACTGATTTCTCTGAACATGCAGAACACGCTTTAAAAGTAGCTGCACAAATTGCAAAAAAGAACGACTCTGAAATCATCATCTTACACATGCTTGAACTGCCGCATCAGGCAAACGATGCAATATTTGGAGGTGTAAGCATTCCGGAGACTATGCTTTTTATGCAAAAAGCCAACGAAACTCTGGATAAAATTTCAGACAGTCCGTTTTTAGACGGAATTCCTATTACCGAAATGGTAAAAATGGACAAACCAATTCACGGAATCACTCAGGTAAGCAAAGAAAATGACATTGACTTAATTGTCATGGGATCTCACGGATCTTCTGGGGTAGAAGAATTACTAATTGGATCTAACACTGAAAAAGTTGTTAGAAACTCAGACGTACCTGTACTTGTTATCAAAAAAGACGCACCTGAATTCAATGTAAACAATGTTGTATTTGCATCTGATTTTACTGAAGAAACCAAAAAGCCTTTTGAAAAACTTTTAAATTTTACAAAATTATTTGATTCAAAACTACATTTAGTTTCTATTTGTACACCAAACAGCTTTAAACCAACTCACGTAATCAACAAAACGCTTGAAGATTTTACAAGTGCTTTCAATCTTACGAATTATGAGACACATATATATAATGACACTAACATTGAAAACGGAATTATCAATTTCGCAAACAGTATCGATGCAGATGTAATTGGAATGTGCACTCACGGAAGAACAGGACTTGCTCACTTCTTT
- the infB gene encoding translation initiation factor IF-2, whose protein sequence is MSEERVIRINKVLRELNISLERAVDYLKDKGIAIDANPNAKISDSEFNILQNQFAGDKGNKEASKEVGEEKRKEKEALRVEREKELEDKRRQDEERQKQQEIIKARAVVTGPVQVGKIDLNPKKPAAVSPSEEPVKTEEPKSVAPSQPEKPVQKENVQTEASVPVVSEEKKVEKPVITEKKEVKPEVSKMAQEPIISLDPTTSEETITTQYQKLSGTTLTGQTIDLSQFNKPKKKKEDPKAAQNKPGVPGAGNNNNANKNKRKRIAPKPGAPGAQKPAAGNAPGTPNPNKITPNTGGGGFNANRSARPGFVKGNRPAIVAKVEPTEEEVKNQIRETLEKLQGKGGKSKAAKYRRDKRETHRQKSDDEQRALDEGSKTIKVTEFVTVGEIAIMMDVPITKVIGTCMSLGIMVTMNQRLDAETLTIVADEFGYEVEFITVDIEEAIEVVEDREEDLVTRAPIVTVMGHVDHGKTSLLDYIRKENVIAGESGGITQHIGAYGVTLDNGQKIAFLDTPGHEAFTAMRARGAQVTDIAIIVIAADDDIMPQTKEAISHAQAAGVPIIFAINKVDKPNANPDKIKERLAGMNLLVEDWGGKIQSHDISAKTGLGVKELLEKVLLEAEILDLKSNPNKAAQGTVVEAYLDKGKGYVSTILVQHGTLKIGDYMLAGKHHGKVKAMHDERGHNVIQAGPSTPVSVLGLDGAATAGDKFNVFEDEKEAKQIASKRSQLMREQSVRTQRHITLDEIGRRIALGQFKELNVILKGDVDGSVEALSDSFSKLSTEEVQINIIHKGVGAITETDVNLASASDAIIIGFNVRPAGNARQLADKEEIDIRYYSIIYAAIDDLKDAMEGMLAPEMKEEVLGTAEIREIFKISKVGSIAGCMVTDGKILRTSKIRVIRDGVVVHTGELVALKRFKDDVKEVTKGYDCGIQIKGFNDIEISDVIEAYHEVAIKKKLK, encoded by the coding sequence ATGTCTGAAGAGAGAGTAATAAGAATAAACAAGGTTTTAAGGGAGTTAAATATCTCGTTAGAAAGAGCTGTGGATTATCTAAAAGATAAAGGAATTGCTATTGATGCAAATCCAAACGCGAAAATTTCTGACAGTGAATTTAATATCCTGCAGAATCAATTTGCTGGCGATAAGGGGAACAAGGAAGCTTCAAAAGAAGTTGGAGAAGAAAAAAGAAAAGAAAAAGAAGCTTTGCGTGTTGAGCGCGAGAAAGAACTAGAGGATAAACGCAGACAAGATGAAGAGCGTCAAAAGCAACAGGAAATTATAAAAGCAAGAGCTGTTGTAACAGGGCCTGTTCAGGTGGGTAAAATTGATTTAAACCCAAAGAAGCCAGCTGCAGTTTCTCCTTCAGAAGAACCGGTTAAAACCGAAGAGCCTAAATCTGTTGCTCCATCTCAACCAGAAAAACCTGTCCAAAAAGAAAATGTACAGACTGAGGCATCAGTTCCTGTTGTTTCTGAGGAAAAAAAGGTTGAAAAACCTGTTATTACTGAGAAAAAAGAAGTAAAACCAGAAGTTTCTAAAATGGCTCAGGAGCCAATTATTTCATTGGATCCAACGACTTCTGAAGAAACCATTACTACACAATATCAAAAATTATCAGGAACTACTCTTACAGGCCAGACAATTGACTTGTCTCAGTTTAATAAGCCTAAGAAAAAGAAAGAGGATCCGAAAGCAGCGCAGAATAAGCCTGGGGTTCCGGGAGCCGGGAATAATAACAACGCTAATAAAAACAAGCGTAAAAGAATTGCTCCTAAACCAGGTGCACCTGGTGCTCAAAAACCTGCAGCAGGAAATGCGCCGGGAACACCAAATCCTAATAAAATTACTCCTAATACAGGAGGTGGAGGTTTTAATGCCAACAGAAGTGCAAGACCTGGTTTTGTAAAAGGAAACCGTCCTGCAATTGTGGCTAAAGTTGAGCCTACCGAAGAAGAAGTAAAAAACCAAATTAGAGAAACTCTTGAAAAACTTCAGGGTAAAGGAGGTAAATCTAAAGCGGCTAAATACAGAAGAGATAAAAGAGAAACGCACCGTCAGAAATCTGATGATGAGCAAAGAGCTCTTGATGAAGGAAGTAAAACCATTAAGGTTACTGAATTCGTTACAGTAGGAGAGATTGCGATTATGATGGATGTGCCTATTACGAAAGTAATCGGAACCTGTATGTCTCTTGGTATCATGGTAACAATGAATCAGCGTTTAGATGCTGAAACCTTAACGATTGTTGCTGATGAATTTGGTTACGAAGTTGAATTTATAACAGTGGATATCGAAGAAGCGATTGAAGTTGTTGAAGATAGAGAAGAAGATTTAGTTACAAGAGCGCCAATTGTTACTGTAATGGGTCACGTCGATCACGGTAAAACATCTTTACTGGATTATATTCGTAAAGAAAATGTTATTGCCGGTGAGTCAGGTGGAATTACACAGCATATTGGAGCTTACGGAGTGACTCTTGATAATGGACAAAAAATAGCGTTCTTAGATACACCGGGTCACGAGGCGTTTACCGCGATGCGTGCGCGTGGTGCTCAGGTTACGGATATTGCTATTATTGTAATTGCAGCGGATGATGATATCATGCCGCAGACAAAAGAAGCTATCAGTCACGCTCAGGCGGCTGGTGTGCCAATTATATTTGCAATCAACAAAGTGGATAAGCCAAATGCTAACCCTGATAAAATTAAAGAAAGATTGGCAGGTATGAATTTACTTGTTGAAGATTGGGGAGGAAAAATCCAGTCACACGATATTTCTGCAAAAACAGGATTAGGTGTTAAAGAACTTCTTGAAAAAGTTTTATTAGAAGCTGAGATTTTAGATTTAAAATCAAACCCAAATAAAGCAGCTCAGGGAACTGTTGTTGAGGCTTATCTTGATAAAGGAAAAGGATATGTGTCTACGATTTTAGTACAACACGGTACTTTAAAAATTGGAGACTATATGCTGGCAGGAAAACATCATGGAAAAGTTAAGGCGATGCATGACGAAAGAGGGCATAATGTTATACAGGCAGGACCTTCAACTCCGGTATCTGTTCTGGGATTAGATGGTGCGGCAACTGCTGGTGATAAATTCAATGTGTTTGAGGATGAAAAAGAGGCAAAACAAATTGCATCTAAACGTTCTCAGTTAATGCGTGAACAGTCAGTTCGTACACAAAGACATATTACACTTGATGAAATTGGACGTCGTATTGCTCTTGGTCAGTTTAAAGAATTGAATGTAATCCTTAAAGGAGATGTGGATGGTTCTGTTGAAGCATTATCTGATTCGTTCTCGAAACTTTCTACAGAAGAAGTTCAGATCAATATTATACATAAAGGTGTTGGTGCGATAACCGAGACCGATGTTAACTTGGCTTCTGCGTCAGATGCTATTATTATTGGATTTAATGTTCGTCCGGCTGGAAATGCAAGACAGCTTGCTGATAAAGAAGAAATCGATATCCGTTATTATTCTATTATCTATGCTGCAATTGATGACTTAAAAGATGCAATGGAAGGAATGCTGGCTCCTGAAATGAAAGAAGAAGTTTTGGGAACTGCTGAAATCCGTGAGATTTTCAAAATTTCTAAAGTGGGTTCAATTGCAGGTTGTATGGTAACTGATGGTAAAATCCTGAGAACTTCTAAGATTAGAGTTATTAGAGATGGAGTTGTAGTTCATACGGGTGAGCTTGTTGCTTTAAAACGTTTCAAAGACGATGTTAAAGAGGTAACAAAAGGTTATGACTGTGGTATTCAGATCAAAGGATTTAATGATATTGAAATAAGCGATGTTATTGAAGCGTACCACGAAGTAGCGATTAAAAAGAAATTGAAATAA
- a CDS encoding c-type cytochrome — protein sequence MKKVGNHNSISRKLLLSLSLTLIFSLTSFAQDPAAPAAAPEAAAPAATSGGDPVKGKELFNANCAACHKLDAKSTGPALRDVASKHDKAWLYKWIHNSSEMIKSGDPVAVKLFEENNKAVMTSFPQLSEGDIDNIIAYTSEKKAEPAPGAGTAATPPGTNTEAGGISNNVILGALALVMAILVVMLFMVNKVLTKVASNNGIEVAPKEGRTPIWKAFARNQFLVLVTSIFLLLASGYFVYGYLMQVGVDQNYEPIQPIHYSHKIHAGDNEINCKYCHSAARVSKTAGIPSLNVCMNCHKNISEVAETTATAEYSKAFYDAQIQKLYDAVGWDKTKQAYTGKTQPVKWVRIHNLPDFVYFNHSQHVSVAGVECQTCHGPVQEFEIMKQYSKLTMGWCVDCHRKTDVKMEGNAYYEKIHAELSKKYGVEKLTAAQMGGLECGKCHY from the coding sequence ATGAAAAAGGTGGGTAACCATAATTCGATCTCAAGAAAATTGCTGCTTAGCTTATCGCTAACGTTAATTTTCTCCCTAACTTCATTTGCTCAAGATCCTGCTGCTCCAGCTGCAGCACCAGAAGCTGCGGCTCCTGCTGCAACATCAGGTGGTGATCCGGTAAAAGGGAAAGAACTTTTTAATGCAAATTGCGCTGCATGTCACAAACTAGATGCTAAATCAACAGGTCCAGCTTTAAGAGATGTTGCTTCTAAGCATGATAAAGCATGGCTTTACAAATGGATTCACAACAGCTCTGAAATGATAAAATCAGGCGATCCAGTTGCTGTTAAACTTTTTGAGGAAAATAACAAAGCTGTTATGACCTCTTTTCCTCAGCTGTCTGAGGGTGATATTGATAATATTATTGCTTATACTTCTGAAAAGAAAGCTGAACCGGCTCCTGGTGCAGGAACTGCAGCAACACCTCCGGGAACTAATACTGAAGCAGGCGGAATCTCTAATAATGTTATTTTAGGAGCTCTTGCTCTTGTAATGGCCATCTTAGTTGTTATGTTGTTCATGGTGAACAAAGTGTTGACTAAAGTTGCCAGTAATAACGGAATTGAAGTTGCTCCTAAAGAAGGAAGAACTCCAATCTGGAAAGCTTTTGCAAGAAACCAATTCCTTGTATTAGTTACTTCTATATTTTTACTTTTAGCTAGTGGTTATTTTGTGTATGGATATTTAATGCAGGTTGGTGTAGATCAAAACTACGAACCAATCCAGCCAATCCATTACTCTCACAAAATTCACGCTGGGGATAATGAAATCAATTGTAAATATTGTCACTCTGCTGCTCGTGTGAGCAAGACTGCTGGTATTCCTTCATTAAATGTTTGTATGAACTGTCATAAAAATATTTCTGAGGTTGCTGAAACTACAGCTACTGCTGAATACAGCAAAGCATTCTACGATGCACAGATTCAAAAATTATATGATGCTGTTGGATGGGATAAGACTAAACAGGCTTATACTGGAAAAACACAGCCTGTTAAATGGGTTCGTATTCATAATCTTCCTGATTTTGTTTACTTCAACCACTCGCAGCACGTTTCTGTTGCAGGAGTTGAATGTCAAACTTGTCACGGTCCGGTACAAGAATTTGAAATCATGAAGCAATACTCTAAATTAACTATGGGTTGGTGTGTGGACTGCCACAGAAAAACTGATGTTAAGATGGAAGGAAATGCATATTATGAAAAAATTCATGCTGAACTTTCTAAAAAATACGGTGTAGAAAAATTAACTGCAGCGCAAATGGGAGGTTTAGAATGCGGTAAATGCCACTATTAA
- a CDS encoding SPOR domain-containing protein, whose protein sequence is MRILSPSKKLFFTFTIAAVTFSFQAQSQNLTLNQDPKFEQLLNDKRKFNTSISTNDSYRIQIFSGKSEEAKKTLSDFKREYTNIDGTIIFNTPNYKVIVGNFKSRIEAERNMIEIRKKYKNIFLIKPGK, encoded by the coding sequence ATGAGAATTTTAAGCCCTTCAAAAAAGCTTTTTTTTACATTTACAATCGCTGCCGTAACATTTAGTTTTCAAGCACAAAGTCAAAACTTAACATTGAATCAGGACCCTAAATTTGAGCAGTTATTGAATGATAAACGTAAATTTAACACATCAATAAGTACAAACGATTCCTATAGAATTCAAATCTTTAGCGGTAAAAGTGAAGAGGCTAAAAAGACACTTTCGGACTTTAAAAGAGAGTACACAAACATAGACGGAACCATCATTTTTAACACACCCAACTACAAGGTTATAGTTGGAAACTTCAAATCACGAATTGAAGCCGAACGAAATATGATCGAAATCAGAAAAAAATATAAAAATATATTCCTGATAAAGCCGGGAAAATAG
- the rimP gene encoding ribosome assembly cofactor RimP, with amino-acid sequence MTFKEKVNGLIEEALLEKPSIFLIDLAVSDSFKISVGLDGDNGVALQDCIDISRAIENNLDREEQDFSLEVASVGVGSPLKLIRQYKKNIGRTLIVTTNNEKIEAELVEANDVFIILSWKAREPKKVGKGKETVQKEQQIPYTEIKEAVVTVTF; translated from the coding sequence ATGACATTTAAAGAGAAAGTAAACGGATTAATTGAAGAGGCTCTTCTGGAAAAACCATCGATCTTTTTGATTGATCTGGCTGTGTCAGATTCTTTTAAGATCAGCGTAGGTTTAGACGGAGATAATGGGGTTGCGTTGCAGGACTGCATTGATATTAGTCGTGCAATCGAGAATAATCTGGATCGTGAAGAACAGGATTTTTCGCTTGAAGTAGCATCTGTTGGAGTTGGATCTCCTTTGAAATTGATAAGACAATACAAGAAAAATATTGGTAGAACGTTGATTGTTACTACAAATAATGAAAAAATTGAAGCAGAATTGGTAGAAGCTAATGATGTTTTTATAATTTTGTCTTGGAAGGCAAGGGAACCGAAAAAAGTAGGAAAAGGAAAAGAAACAGTTCAAAAAGAACAACAAATACCTTATACAGAAATTAAAGAGGCAGTTGTTACAGTAACATTTTAA
- a CDS encoding DUF4920 domain-containing protein produces MKKDLINKKSILCSVVLFICFNAFCFSQEDVEKPAPPAGNALVGDYYGEDVSAAVVNKAISAEELEKELNGSAKVENAVVQGKVTDVCGKRGCWLTIKTTEGSSFFVKMKDYAFFVPTAVKGKNVVLTGNAEKKVTSVKELKHYAKEAKKTKTEINEINKPKEEIQFLASGIKVVN; encoded by the coding sequence ATGAAAAAAGATCTGATAAATAAGAAATCAATACTGTGTTCAGTTGTTTTGTTTATATGTTTTAATGCGTTTTGTTTTTCTCAGGAAGATGTCGAAAAACCAGCTCCTCCGGCAGGTAATGCGTTAGTAGGAGATTATTACGGAGAAGATGTTTCGGCGGCTGTTGTAAATAAGGCGATTTCAGCTGAAGAGTTAGAAAAAGAATTAAATGGCTCTGCTAAAGTTGAAAATGCTGTTGTACAAGGAAAGGTGACAGATGTGTGTGGAAAAAGAGGGTGCTGGTTAACCATTAAAACAACAGAAGGTTCGTCTTTCTTTGTTAAGATGAAAGATTATGCTTTTTTTGTACCTACAGCTGTAAAAGGAAAAAATGTGGTTTTGACAGGAAATGCTGAGAAGAAAGTTACATCAGTAAAAGAGTTGAAGCATTATGCAAAAGAAGCTAAAAAGACAAAAACAGAAATAAATGAAATCAATAAACCGAAAGAAGAAATACAATTTTTGGCCAGCGGTATCAAAGTAGTAAATTGA
- the nusA gene encoding transcription termination factor NusA, which translates to MENLALIDSFSEFKDNKLIDRVTLMAILEDVFRNALKKKYGSDENFDIIINPDKGDMEIWRRRVIVADEDLDFENEEITLTEARKIEADFEIGEEVSEEVKLIDLGRRAILALRQNLISKIHEHDNTNLYKQFKDIIGDIYTAEVHHVRPRVVILVDDEGNEIVLPKEKQIPSDFFRKGDNVRGIIESVELKGNKPQIIMSRTSEKFLEKLFEQEIPEVFDGLITVKNVVRIPGEKAKVAVDSYDDRIDPVGACVGMKGSRIHGIVRELGNENIDVINYTNNIQLFITRALSPAKVSSIKIDEDNKRAEVFLKLEEVSKAIGRGGHNIKLAGQLTGYELDVIREGDVAGTVADEDDVELTEFSDEIEEWVIEEFAKIGLDTAKSILKQEVEDLVRRTDLEEETILDVIKILKEEFDS; encoded by the coding sequence ATGGAAAATTTAGCATTAATCGATTCATTCTCGGAGTTTAAAGATAATAAACTTATTGATCGTGTAACGCTTATGGCAATTTTAGAGGACGTGTTTAGAAATGCATTAAAGAAAAAATACGGTTCAGATGAAAATTTCGATATCATTATTAATCCTGATAAAGGAGATATGGAAATTTGGAGAAGAAGGGTAATTGTTGCTGATGAGGATCTTGATTTTGAAAATGAGGAAATTACATTGACTGAAGCAAGAAAAATCGAAGCGGATTTCGAAATAGGTGAAGAGGTTTCTGAAGAGGTTAAGCTGATTGATTTAGGAAGAAGAGCTATCCTGGCACTGCGTCAAAATTTAATATCAAAAATTCACGAACACGATAATACTAATCTTTATAAGCAATTTAAAGATATTATTGGCGATATTTACACCGCCGAAGTTCACCATGTTCGTCCAAGAGTGGTTATTTTAGTCGATGATGAAGGAAATGAAATTGTGCTTCCAAAAGAGAAACAAATCCCATCTGACTTTTTCCGTAAAGGAGATAATGTTCGTGGAATCATTGAAAGTGTTGAATTAAAAGGAAACAAACCGCAGATTATTATGTCTAGAACTTCAGAGAAGTTTTTAGAAAAATTATTTGAGCAGGAAATTCCGGAAGTTTTTGACGGTTTAATTACGGTTAAAAACGTAGTTCGTATTCCGGGTGAAAAAGCAAAAGTTGCTGTAGATTCGTATGATGACAGAATTGATCCGGTTGGAGCCTGCGTGGGTATGAAGGGTTCTCGTATTCATGGCATTGTACGTGAATTAGGAAACGAAAATATTGACGTAATTAATTATACAAACAACATTCAGTTGTTTATTACAAGAGCATTAAGCCCTGCAAAAGTTTCTTCAATCAAAATTGATGAAGATAACAAGAGAGCAGAGGTGTTCTTGAAATTAGAAGAGGTTTCCAAGGCAATTGGTAGAGGAGGCCACAATATCAAATTAGCCGGTCAGCTGACAGGTTATGAATTAGATGTTATCCGTGAAGGCGATGTAGCCGGAACAGTTGCAGATGAAGACGATGTTGAATTAACAGAGTTCTCAGATGAAATTGAAGAATGGGTAATAGAAGAGTTTGCTAAAATAGGTTTAGATACTGCAAAAAGTATCCTGAAACAAGAAGTAGAAGATTTAGTAAGAAGAACAGACTTAGAAGAGGAAACGATTCTTGATGTTATCAAAATACTAAAAGAAGAGTTTGATAGTTAA